One window of the Anticarsia gemmatalis isolate Benzon Research Colony breed Stoneville strain chromosome 21, ilAntGemm2 primary, whole genome shotgun sequence genome contains the following:
- the LOC142982107 gene encoding uncharacterized protein LOC142982107, with product MHILCTICSDLINQAENIYVTKCGHIFHHHCLVQWTERSKTCPQCRNKVTDKCMFRMFPTVSNENSGEDAATLQSRLDNAQLELRQQRAKFKEKDDKIATMTADLKKQEDITSSYEKRLISYESKVTALREQLMYANIQNKETQKYKDENESLKKNMQTLIGLQKVLNATTDDVEQMLQGYSDLKTIATFATALKRALCESESKKKEWRDRLHMAKQQIALGKKNEADLQNKVKQLESDLLESESTIESLRAELKSLTSSAQTKLEAKASEPIEIVTTPKRDVAPVMTVTAEINQETPTSNVTNTSFNTMVNNIENSDSPYLNLKQGGLLCLTALQRAPLRVPNTAKPSEQLLLNSIKNATKKRMEAQKPTSIFHRKEPMKIDSFDIKTPLDISYDGMGGHSKLDTFPVPKKSPIKSCIPKLSAKHKLKRPNPAGNHDIEQMLKKLREQ from the exons ATGCATATTTTGTGTACAATCTGCAGTGATCTTATAAATCAAGCTGAGAACATTTATGTGACCAAATGCGGGCATATATTCCATCATCATTGTCTGGTACAATGGACAGAAAG ATCAAAAACCTGCCCGCAATGCAGAAACAAAGTGACAGACAAGTGTATGTTCCGTATGTTCCCGACTGTATCCAACGAGAACAGTGGGGAAGATGCGGCCACACTACAGTCAAGACTTGACAACGCACAGCTGGAGCTGCGGCAACAACGAGCCAAGTTTAAGGAGAAAGATGATAAGATTGCTACTATGACTGCTGATTTGAAAAAACAAGA AGACATCACAAGCAGTTATGAGAAGCGTCTAATCAGTTATGAGTCTAAAGTGACAGCACTCAGAGAACAGCTGATGTATGCAAACATACAGAACAAAGAAACACAGAAGTATAAAGATGAAAATGAaagtttgaagaaaaatatgCAAACATTGATTGg ATTACAGAAAGTGTTGAACGCTACTACTGATGATGTTGAACAGATGCTGCAAGGATATTCAGACTTGAAGACCATTGCTACTTTTGCTACTGCACTGAAAAG GGCACTCTGTGAATCAGAATCTAAGAAGAAAGAATGGCGGGACAGACTACACATGGCCAAACAACAAATTGCGTTGGGCAAGAAGAATGAAGCTGATTTACAGAATAAAGTCAA GCAACTAGAATCAGACTTACTAGAAAGTGAATCCACTATTGAGTCATTGAGAGCCGAGTTGAAATCGTTAACATCATCAGCACAGACGAAACTAGAGGCCAAAGCGAGCGAGCCTATAGAAATAGTCACCACACCAAAACGTGATGTGGCGCCTGTAATGACAGTCACAGCAGAAATCAATCAGGAAACACCTACATCCAATGTTACCAATACCAgcttt aaTACAATGGTGAATAACATTGAGAATTCCGACTCGCCGTATTTGAACCTGAAACAAGGAGGCCTGTTATGTTTAACGGCGTTACAGCGTGCACCACTTAGAGTACCTAACACAGCTAAG CCCTCAGAACAACTACTGCTGAACTCAATAAAGAACGCCACTAAGAAGAGAATGGAAGCTCAAAAGCCTACCAGTATCTTTCACCGTAAAGAGCCTATGAAAATAGACTCTTTCGACATAAAGACTCCTTTAGACATTTCCTACGACGGCATGGGAGGCCATTCGAAACTTGACACATTTCCCGTGCCTAAGAAAAGCCCTATTAAAAGTTGTATACCTAAGTTATCGGCTAAACATAAGTTGAAACGACCTAATCCGGCCGGCAATCATGATATTGAGCAAATGTTGAAAAAGTTACGAGAACAATGA
- the dod gene encoding (peptidyl-prolyl cis/trans isomerase) NIMA-interacting 1 dodo isoform X1, translating to MKFKFCSDGDCPLWALAALHALGSLPASLFRTLLQHVMEEQPDDGITEILKDTSLSSREECARAAAVIRWVVQQACACACGGAQLTRDLLVLGVPRAHAAALADAVDSYRPEHVANVEANGFMINKLTDVSATPGPAGTVDTFTLTMHSDDVFTGEHKKRDLIIDKSQASVLLEELKKAYKKMEELDEQ from the exons aagtTCAAGTTCTGTTCCGATGGTGATTGTCCGCTATGGGCGCTGGCAGCACTGCACGCACTGGGCAGTCTACCTGCGTCACTCTTCAGGACCTTACTGCAGCATGTGATGGAAGAACAACCT GACGATGGTATAACAGAGATACTGAAAGACACAAGTCTATCGTCTCGCGAGgagtgcgcgcgcgccgcaGCCGTGATTCGCTGGGTGGTGCAACAAGCTTGCGCATGCGCGTGCGGCGGCGCGCAGCTCACAAGAGACCTGCTAGTGCTCGGCGTGCCCAGGGCTCATGCCGCCGCGCTGGCTGATGCCGTGGACAGCTACCGGCCGGAGCATGTGGCTAATGTTGAGGCTAATGGATTTATga TAAACAAGCTCACAGACGTATCAGCAACTCCTGGACCAGCAGGGACAGTGGACACTTTCACGCTAACAATGCACAGCGATGACGTGTTCACGGGCGAGCACAAAAAACGGGACCTCATTATAGACAAGTCGCAAGCTAGCGTGCTTCTTGAAGAATTGAAGAAGGCTTATAAAAAGATGGAGGAGCTTGATGaacaatag